A genomic window from Nicotiana sylvestris chromosome 11, ASM39365v2, whole genome shotgun sequence includes:
- the LOC138881242 gene encoding uncharacterized protein, translating into MSSICVVITFNGSWTLDFKYLDHDTKLILLNKHISFNTFLKKISEVANIDSTRYALKIWFDIKLNTSKGMLVTSDEELSTCIHLLTTDSPYKNCHFIIEKIHPSESAAFKQSLAYAIDSEPFADYQHEKSRKRVRRKLKESPPRKILRHDVLPEEVRVGSIFENKQNMTKFFCSLEINQKVEFTVVRSCSKRYELKCIVYKCGWNVRATRIKNSTLFRVIKYHNIHECSVDARKSYQKHATSNFISEQIIEHVRDKKIEVTPAFVENEMKKKFGIDIGYHKACRAIQKANACIRGTLEENYQILPSYLHMMVDRNLGTYTSIKRDAQNRPVIAVDAIFLKSKYRGVLFVAVSKDANNQIFPLCFGVADSENNEAYIWLFGEMRKSIQVRRELVFLSNRNQSIANGIRKVLPEAHHDICLYHFEKNLKQRHAKATVINLFQSAARSYKREDFNQLMSQLKSIDKKTCNYIMEEPPERWARSWFRRRHYDMLTTNMVFNLDSMLFRINSEGIKFIMDLKKRTCDCLEFQLDELPCPHAIAAINKRYLLKSDYCSNWYSRETWLKTYEGHVNTVGDQKSWDIPQNVQSEITKPPDVEILQGRRQKKRHIPATESVPFKSTKCS; encoded by the exons ATGAGTTCGATTTGCGTTGTTATAACTTTCAATGGGAGTTGGACTCTTGATTTCAAATACTTGGATCATGATACAAAACTTATTCTACTTAATAAGCATATATCATTCAATACTTTCCTGAAGAAAATTAGtgaagttgcaaatattgattcaaccagatatgcactaaaaatatggtttgatatcaaactaaatacaagcaaaggaatgcttgtaACTTCAGATGAAGAACTCAGTACCTGTATACATTTGCTTACAACTGATTCACCCTACAAGAATTGCCATTTCATCATCGAAAAAATACATCCTTCAGAATCTGCAGCATTTAAACAATCGCTTGCATATGCGATAGATTCAGAACCTTTTGCTGATTATCAACATGAA aaatcaagaaaaagagtGAGGAGAAAGCTGAAAGAATCTCCACCACGTAAAATACTTAGGCACGATGTGTTGCCTGAGGAAGTAAGAGTTggatcaatttttgagaacaaacaaaacatgactaAATTTTTCTGCAGCTTGGAGATAAACCAGAAAGTTGAATTCACTGTTGTTAGATCATGTTCAAAGAGATACGAGTTGAAATGCATCGTGTACAAATGTGGTTGGAATGTACGTGCTACCAGAATAAAAAATTCCACACTATTCAGGGTGATAAAATATCATAACATCCATGAATGCTCGGTTGATGCAAGAAAATCATATCAGAAGCATGCTAcatcaaattttataagtgaacaaattatagaacatgttcgagacaaaaagatagaggttacaccagcctttgtagaaaatgaaatgaaaaagaaatttggaattgACATTGGTTATCACAAGGCATGTCGTGCTATTCAAAAAGCTAATGCTTGCATAAGGGGAACACTTGAAGAGAACTACCAGATTCTTCCTTCATACCTACACATGATGGTGGACAGAAACCTAGGAACATACACAAGCATAAAAAGAGATGCGCAGAATAG ACCCGTTATTGCAGTAGATGCAAtatttttaaagtcaaaatatcGTGGTGTTCTATTTGTTGCTGTATCAAAGGATGCAAACAATCAAATCTTTCCTCTATGTTTTGGTGTAGCAGATTCAGAAAACAATGAGGCATACATTTGGTTATTCGGGGAAATGAGAAAATCAATTCAAGTCCGTCGTGAACTGGTTTTCTTGTCAAATAGAAACCAATCGATCGCAAATGGGATTAGAAAAGTTCTTCCTGAAGCTCACCATGATATCTGTCTCTATCActttgagaaaaatttaaagcaaagaCATGCAAAAGCCACGGTAATAAATCTGTTTCAAAGTGCTGCAAGGTCATACAAACGTGAAGATTTTAATCAGTTAATGTCCCAACTCAAAAGTATTGACAAGAAAACATGCAATTACATAATGGAAGAGCCTCCCGAGAGATGGGCTCGATCGTGGTTCCGACGGCGACATTATGATATGCTAACAACAAACATG gtGTTCAACCTTGACTCAATGTTGTTTAGAATAAATAGTGAAGGAATCAAATTTATTATGGACTTAAAAAAGAGAACTTGTGACTGCCTggaattccaacttgatgaattgCCCTGTCCACATGCAATTGCTGCTATAAATAAGAGATATTTGCTGAAATCTGATTACTGCTCAAATTGGTATTCAAGGGAAACATGGTTGAAAACATATGAAGGACATGTGAATACCGTGGGAGATCAAAAATCATGGGATATACCACAAAATGTACAATCTGAGATCACAAAACCTCCCGATGTAGAGATTTTAcaaggaagaagacaaaagaagaggcaTATACCTGCAACTGAATCAGTACCATTCAAGTCTACCAAATGCAGTTGA